In the Alistipes provencensis genome, GCAGCCGCGGCACGATCCCCTGCGGCACGACGGACTGACCGGCCCCGCGGACGAGTTCACCCAGATCGGTTACGAGCGGGCGCGCCCCGGGCAGGAGTTCCTCAAGATCGGAGTCGGCACGCTGCGCAAGTTCTCCGACCACCCCTACGACCGGTTCCGGCTCTACGAGATCGCCGATCCCGGCATTTGGGAGACGACCGCCGAGCGCGACCGCGTGGAGTTCCGCCACCGCCTGCTGACCGACGAATACGGCTACGACTACCGCAAGACGCTGCGGCTGACCGACGCGCCGGGCCTCAGGATCGAGTACACGCTCAAGAACCTCGGTCCCGCACCGCTCACGGGCCATGTCTATAACCACAATTTCTTCACGCTGGACCGCATGGCCACGGGTCCCGACACCTCGATCCACTTCCCGTTCCGGCCCGAGGGGACGTGGCGCGAAGCCTACGACAGCGTAGCGCTGACGCCCGACGGCGTCGCCTTCAGCCGTCCGCTGAATCCGGGCGAGTCGGTCTTCATGGGCGACCTCCACGGTCAGGCCCCCGAGACTCAGAAATATGGGTTCAGCCTCCGCAACCGCCGCACGGGAGCGGGCATCCGGGCTTCGGGCAGCGGACAACTGTCGCACATGGTCCTCTGGGCCTGCCCCGCAGTCGCCTGCCTCGAACCCTACATCCCGTTCCGGGTCTTCCCCGGAGAGACGGGCGTGTGGCACATCGACTACGAACTGCTGGTATAAGAGAAACCCCGGAGCTCAGGCTCCGGGGTTTTCTTTAGGTGTCGTACAGGCATCGACCAAGTAGACGATCGAAACATAGGGCACGCCCGAACGGGCCGAGAGCCCGATCTCGCATGTGCGGCTGTTCGAGTAGCCCACCCTGACACCCGAGCGTTCGACGACGGGACGCAGCTTGCGCAGGGCATAGGCATTCACCTCGGGGTGCGTGAATCCGCGGTCACCGGCGAACCCGCAGCATCCGACCTCCTCGGGCACCACGACCTCGTCGGCACACAGCCGCGCCAGCGAGACGATCAGCCCGGCCAGCCCCATGCGGCGCATCGAGCAGGTGACATGCACGGCGACGGGTCCCGGCTGGGGCCGGAATTCCAGCCGGTCGCGCAGGAAGGTCCAGATGAACTCCGCCGGTTCGTACAATCTCATGCGGCCGATCTTTTCGCGCATGCGGTGCAGGCAGGGGCTCTGGTCGCACAGCACCGGCCAGCGTCCCTCCTCGCTGGCGCGCCACAGCGCCTCCTCCAGCTCGGCGGTCTTGCGGTCGGCGATGTCGGCCATGCCCTTGCTCTCCCAGATCGTACCGCAGCAGAGACGTTCCATATTTTCGGGAAAGATCACCTCATAGCCCGCCTTGCGGAGCAATGCGACCATCTTGTCGGCCAGCGACTCCGCGACCGGTGTTTCGCGGGCGAGGCCCATCGTCTGGTTGATGCAGCTCGGGAAATAGACCACCTTGTCCGGTTCCGGCACGGGCGTTTTCCGCAGGGCATCCGGCATCCGGTAGGCCCGTGGCATCGAGGGCAGCCACTGCGGCAGTCCCAGCGCATGCAGTCCCTTCGTCACGGAAGTCATCGCCCGCGTCCCGAGTACCCGGTGCGCCGCATCGGCCATCGTCAGCACGGGGCGCAGGGCGCTTTTCAGCCCGGAGAAATGACGGGCAGCGAATTCCCCGGCGGCATGGCCCGCACTCCCGGGCGGTATCCGCTGGGCGCGCAGTACATGCGTCAGTTCCCCCGTATTGATCCCCACCGGACAGCTCGTCGAGCAGAGCCCGTCCCCGGCGCAGGTCCGCTCCCCGGGATAACGGTAGCCGCGTTCGAGCTCTTTCACCAGACGCGGATTCTCACCCGAGACTTTCAGCCGGGCGATCTCGCGGCGCACGACGATGCGCTGGCGCGACGAGAGGGTCAGCCCGCAGGTCAGGCAGTTCACCTCGCAGAACCCGCATTCGATGCAGCGGTCGATCAGGGGATCGGTCAGCGGCAGGGGTTTGAAATGGGAGAGGTGGCAGCGGGGATCGTCGTTGAAGATCACCCCGGGGTTCAGCAGCCCCGCAGGGTCGAACAGCTCCTTGACGGCCCGCATCACGTTACAGGCGTCGTCGCCCCACTCGCGGCGGAGGAAAGGCGCCATATTGCGTCCCGTACCGTGCTCGGCCTTGAGCGAACCGTCGTATTTGCCGACGACGAGTTCCGCGACGTCGTTCATCAGCGCCTCGTAGCGCGCCACTTCGGTCGGTTCCGAGAACGACTGGTTGATGATGAAATGGTAGTTGCCCTCGAGCGCATGCCCGTAAATGCAGGCATCGTCGTAGCCGTGGCGGGCGATCAGCGCCTGCAACTCGGCGGTGGCCCGGGGCAGGTCCTCGATGTGGAAGGCGACATCCTCGATCAGACAGGTGGTTCCGGGAGGACGGCTGCCGCCCACGGCCGGGAAGATGCCCGAACGGACGGCCCAGTATTTCGCCTGCCCGGCCGGATCGTCGGTGAACCGCGCGGGAGTGTAGAGCGCAAAGCGCCCCAGCAACTCCCCGATGCGGGCGACGTTGGCGGCCAGCTCCTCCGGCGTGTGCGCTTTGGTCTCGGTCAGCACGGCCGTCAACCCCTCGCCCGTCGTGTCGCCGACCGAGGCCAGCGACTTGCGGTCGAGCATCTCGGCGCTGTGGACGATGCGCTGCCCGGCGGCGTCCTGCAGTTTGCGCATCTCCACGACGGCCCGGCTCGCCTCGCCGATGTCGCTGAAATAGACCATCGCCGACGCCTTGTGTTCGTATTCGCGTTCGGTGCGCATCGTGACCCCGACCAGAAACGCCAGCGTCCCCTCGGAGCCGACCATGAG is a window encoding:
- a CDS encoding FAD-binding and (Fe-S)-binding domain-containing protein, producing MTDKHRRFLGAVRAFIPRERVYTDYLRRLAWGTDAGFYRLVPQIVVRAADEEEVVRLMQTAARLGVPLTFRAAGTSLSGQAVSDSVLVVAGKHWERCEVLDGGRAVRLQPGVVGARVNEVLKSYGYRFPPDPASIRSAMVGGIVMNNASGMNCGTHANSDRMLLSARLVLADGTLLDTGDEASRRAFSESHAGFLRAIETLRDRVRGDKALTERILHKYSIKNVMGLNLLPLVRFDDPFEIIAHLMVGSEGTLAFLVGVTMRTEREYEHKASAMVYFSDIGEASRAVVEMRKLQDAAGQRIVHSAEMLDRKSLASVGDTTGEGLTAVLTETKAHTPEELAANVARIGELLGRFALYTPARFTDDPAGQAKYWAVRSGIFPAVGGSRPPGTTCLIEDVAFHIEDLPRATAELQALIARHGYDDACIYGHALEGNYHFIINQSFSEPTEVARYEALMNDVAELVVGKYDGSLKAEHGTGRNMAPFLRREWGDDACNVMRAVKELFDPAGLLNPGVIFNDDPRCHLSHFKPLPLTDPLIDRCIECGFCEVNCLTCGLTLSSRQRIVVRREIARLKVSGENPRLVKELERGYRYPGERTCAGDGLCSTSCPVGINTGELTHVLRAQRIPPGSAGHAAGEFAARHFSGLKSALRPVLTMADAAHRVLGTRAMTSVTKGLHALGLPQWLPSMPRAYRMPDALRKTPVPEPDKVVYFPSCINQTMGLARETPVAESLADKMVALLRKAGYEVIFPENMERLCCGTIWESKGMADIADRKTAELEEALWRASEEGRWPVLCDQSPCLHRMREKIGRMRLYEPAEFIWTFLRDRLEFRPQPGPVAVHVTCSMRRMGLAGLIVSLARLCADEVVVPEEVGCCGFAGDRGFTHPEVNAYALRKLRPVVERSGVRVGYSNSRTCEIGLSARSGVPYVSIVYLVDACTTPKENPGA
- a CDS encoding aldose epimerase family protein, giving the protein MRGLQPDATIKTSGTRVSEAPALRIANRHVSAVVCPPDAERGYYRSTRFDWGGVVRDLRSGGHRYVSEWQPRHDPLRHDGLTGPADEFTQIGYERARPGQEFLKIGVGTLRKFSDHPYDRFRLYEIADPGIWETTAERDRVEFRHRLLTDEYGYDYRKTLRLTDAPGLRIEYTLKNLGPAPLTGHVYNHNFFTLDRMATGPDTSIHFPFRPEGTWREAYDSVALTPDGVAFSRPLNPGESVFMGDLHGQAPETQKYGFSLRNRRTGAGIRASGSGQLSHMVLWACPAVACLEPYIPFRVFPGETGVWHIDYELLV